ATTAGATGGATCGGAGATGCTCTAATTTACACTTTTAATATTCTAtatcatcttctttttcttctatctattatttaacatttattttattcttacacacttaatatttttatctaataaaattCAATACTCCACCTCGCTATTTTatctcatattttttataattatattttgggatcaataaaattttaaaaaatgtacaTTCATAAATTACGGCAAACCCACGTCATATTTCAGGAAACACATGAGAACAGACAAAGACTTCACcgtttttaaaacaaatcataataactaaaatagctTTGGCAAGCAAAAGATCAGATATCATTAAAAGGCTTAATGACCATATCATAAGCTAGTTTGATATAAGCTAGTTTGATATGAACCGCCCCGGCCTATGGGTACAATTTTTctgctttatttttatttttaaaattagctTTGACAAACAAAAGATCAGATATCATTaacttcttaattatttttagtttatatattttccaaactaaatttattaaaaagatgTTCTTACAATTTAACTACTTGGAACTTTCGAATTAAAGGAATTAAAATCTCATTAAGACAAAACACCTTGAGATCAATAACGTTTTTACAAAACTACAGAATCCATAATAGCAAGAAACCACATGCTGTTGCATTACAGTCTTCTAGTCTACTCTAAAAGCAAATCACAACGATTTATTTTCATCTTTAGAGACGTCTGTTCTTATTAGGAGGTGCGTAACCAGACATACCCATTCCAGGATCTTTCCTCCTCaactgctgctgctgctgctggtgCGGTTGAGCCATCCCTCTCTGCTGCATAGGAACACTAGGATTCATCCCAGCCTGCGCAGGAAAATTATAAGCCATCACACCTCCTTGCGGCTGCATCCTCTGCATGTTATGCGCAACCATCGGTCTCGGCATCGTTCTACTCCCCATTCCATGACCTCCCGCCACGTTTCCTGCCGCTACTCCTTGAGGCGGGTTAATACTCGTCGTGCCTTCGAAGTCAGTGTTTGTATCAACAGGACGAGTAGGGTAATTCACGTTCTTCTCCATCGGTTGGGACGCTACAAACGCGTTCCTTCCCGGGAGAGGATCCATCCTAAAATACTCATGCTCTAACGCCTGCGAGGCCGTGATACGCTTCAGAGGATCGTACTCAAGCATCTTGGACAAGAGATCATAAGCAGGGCTTTTGAGATTTAAGTGAACCACGTTGTGGAGACCGGCGCTGTCGTATTTATGAGCTTGAATGTGCTGAAGATCGGATTGCCAGTGAGGAAGGTTAGCCAGCGTCGGCCATTTATCCACCGTCGGATGCCCCAAGATCTTGAATATCTTGTCGAGCTGATCTACTTGGAAAGGGTTTTGAGAAGACTTAGCCTCTGCTCCTTGGAACAGCGGTTTGAGAGTCAGCAGCTCCGCGAATATACACCCAACCGCCCACATGTCAACCGCGCTAGTGTAGTGCTTAGACCCTAGAAGCAGCTCCGGCGCGCGGTACCAGATAGTGACCACAACTCCGTTATCAGACAGCGGTTTCAACGGAGCTTGGAAGATACGCGCGAGCCCAAAATCAGCAATCTTCATGAtcccatgctcttctccttccCCCATAACCAAGATGTTCGACGGCTTCAAGTCTCTGTGTATGATCCAGTTACTGTGTAGATAGTTCAACCCGTTGAGGAGCTGCCACAGCAAGGACTTGACCGTGTACTGGTTCAACGAGTGTCCGACTTTGTCTCTGTGGTGCCTGATGATCTCGTAGAGGTCGTACTCCGCGTAGTCGAAGGCCAGGTAGAGAGACATGTCCGCGAAGTTGATGTGGACGTTGAAGAGCTTGACTACGTTCTCGTGGGAGATCTCTCTGAGGAGCATGATCTCGCGGATGGCGGTTGGGGAGACTCCGTCTCCGTCTTTTGACTGTTTGAACTTCTTGATGGCGATTGGTCTTTTGGGTTGTGTCTTGGTTCTGGCCAAGAAGACGAGACCGTAAGTGCCTTCACCGATCTTGCCGACGAGATTGTACTGTTGCAGCCACTCTGGTTTCTCAGAGTTACTGCTGTTTGAGCTGTTGGATCTGGTGCTACTTCCATCTCCCATTTTCCAAAAGCTTTATAGTTTTCCCTGAAAATTTGAACAAAGCTTTGGTTTTATTGAGGTAAGCAAGTTCAAGAAGAACCATTCTGTCTACACAAACCATGATTCTAATTAGAAACATATCATAATTAGCTGATAACTCAAACACATCCCTCAGAAAAACATCCAATGAACAGAACTAGATCTTAAAGACTTCAACTTTTTTCAGCAATTGACGTCTAACCAAATCTCTGGCTCCTCTCATATCTGAAACAGAGCTCATCTAGACCCAAAAAGAGGAAAGCCCTAAAAACCCATACCCAGCTCTACGTTGACCTTAACCTAATCACAGACCTAAAGATCCGAAACCAATTTCAAATTCCAATCAAAGCTCGAGACTTTAGTTTTTCGAAAATTAACGATCGCGGAACGTGAGGATCTGACCCGATAAGGTGATCGGGATGAAATTCGGAGGTCAATTTTAGCTTGACGAGCTTCGGCGACGGAGGAGAGTAGACAAAATTAGAGAGAATATTCCGGTGGGACGGAGGAAGAAGACGGATTGCGTTTTCAAAACGGCGACGTTCAAAATGGAAAGCAGATTTGTAACTTGGCTAGTTGGTCCAactattttatacattttcattaaaaaaattatccaaatacatttttgttttttttaacaaaaccaCAAATTCAATAGTATTAGGATTTGGATAATTtcttgtaaataattatttattcaaatatacTTTTACTTTTTGGACAATTCTCCTAAATATaccattttcaaattttgatcacaaaaatagaccataaagaggaaaatgactaaaatgtttcatttaatagttaaaaagattctaatatcctagatatatataaaaaaataaacatttaaaaaaaattagttttagattatatgttttcaaattcgaacttttttataaatttttttttcccgaatttttttttcttcaaattttatttttgtaattcgaaaatactttttgaaactatttttaaaatttttattttcaaatttttaatatttattttttattttataaaattttaaatctcaatctcaaatctccaccccttaactctaaacctaaggtttggattagttaatcctaggaggtataagtgtatatttacctatttaatgaaacattttggtcattttgatccttagagtttatatttgtgacagaaatttttttagtgctatcctagggtatttccctttatttttttaacaaaaatattaattcattaTTGGAATTTGGATAATttctcatatatatttaatacttctttaattaaattattatttaaatattttcctaTTTGAATTAGGATAATTTTCATCAGTATTTCCTAATAACTTTAATCTAGTTGAAACAAAATAGCAGAACACATACATTATGGACCCTTTTTAAAATTCTCAAGCAAAAGGTTCAAAAAGGAGGACTCAGAAGACATTGGTATGGACAAAGAAGCAGACAACCTAAGTAAGCTTCAAAAATCAGATAACAATGAACCTGTCTGACGGTCTGGGCATTGTTGCAAATACTAAAAAACAAGACCTCAGTGAATCAGGTATGAAGCAGTCATCACCAAAACCTGAGTCAGAAGCAGTCATCACCAAAACCTGAGTCAAAAGCAGCCTTTTAAGAAGGGCTTCTTTAGTTTTATAGAATCTCAACAACACCTCTGCTCACAATTTTTCCTTCATTGAGATCTTGGAATGCTTTTTCCTGCATCCTCAAACTTGTATCTACTCGAAACAGCGTTTGCTAGATTGAATATCCCTGACTCTGCCAGTTTCACTACTTTAGGAAGATCCTGCCTCCATATGACCCTATCACTTTTATCTTCACAGAGATTCAAACGTTATGAtcttaagtagattttttaactAGGCCAAAGAAAGCAAACTCATACCTTCCTACGAAAAAGTCGGTTTATGTCTATTTCACCAACAAAACCAGCTTGTGAGGGTCCAATCATCACAGCTTTTCCACCATCTTTTACACTTAGTGTGCACTGCATGAAAGTTTGAGGCTTTCCCAAGGCTTCAACAGCAACATCCACACCCATCCCACCTGTTGTTTCCTGcccaaaataagaaaaacatattaatatatcaaatcaaTTGTTTTATCTTCACAAGTAATAACACTTACTCTTATCCTTTCAACAGCATCTTTAGCAGCATTGACAATATGTGTAGCACCAAGAGTCATCGCCTTCTGCAACTTATGATCCTGAACATCCACAGCTATTATGTCTGAACTCTGAAGCTCCAAAAGCCCTAGCTACTGCAAACAACTGAAGCAAAAACTCAAAGATGGTTAATATTAAGAGACAATCAAAACCAAATCAGCCAAATAAACAACACATTTAACATCAATATTCGGTAAATCAGTTCTAAAGGAtcgatttcttaaaaaaaatctccTATAAAACGTTTAATTACCGCCTGATGATTTCTTAAACATTGTTTAACATACCTGGAGCCAACACCAGTGCCACTCAAATTCCACAAATTACGCGTTACTAATCAAGAAGCCAGTGGGTCCTCCACGACTGTATAAGAAAACAAAGGTCAAAAGTAGTTTCAACCAATCAGAATACAgatctttttgaaatttatcGTCTCCTAGAGTCTTTATGCATTGGCTTCAATAGGAGCCCAAGTTCTTCTCCTTGTTTTGAAGAAagctttaccaaaaaaaaaagcagttcttcagtctctctctctcacatagTCTCAtggcttcatcttcttcttcttcctcgtctcgCATAAGGAGATACCATGTGTTCCCTAGCTTCCACGGGCCAGACGTCCGCAGAACTTTTCTTAGTCATTTACACAGACACTTCACAAATAAAGGAATCACGACCTTCAAAGATCAGGAGATTGAGAGAGGCCAAACGATCGTCCCTGAACTTGTACAAGCCATCAGAGAATCAAAAGTCTCCGTAGTTTTGCTCTCGAAGAACTACGCTTCTTCAAGCTGGTGCTTAGATGAACTAGTTGAAATCTTGAAGTGCAGAGAAGATCAGGGACAGATGATGATGACGATTTTTTACGACGTCGATCCATCCGATGTGCGGAAACAAAGTGGACGCTTTGGAAGTGCGTTCGAAAAAGCTTGCGAAGGGAAACCAATGGAAGTGAAGCAGAGATGGACCGAAGCTTTGGCATATGTAGCAACCGTAGCAGGAGAACACTCTCTTAActggtttgtttgtttgtttaaattTCCCTCAATAATTTAGATTGgccaaatctccaaaataacacatttctaagtttatatcacaaaaataacactcaaaaactaaaatgaccaaaatagcacctttctaagtttatcctttgaaaattttaatttttttatttttcaaaatttgaaatcttatctccaaaacctcatttctcaactctaaaccataaactctaaaccctaaactctaaaccctaaatactaaatcctaaaccccaccctttaactctaaaccctaagtttgtgagttttgataaaacattaagtgctatttttgtgatttttgaccTTGATtactagtttgggaacatagacttgatttagtgctatttttatctttttctcatttagatttctcttctctttcgtAATCAGTGACCCATAAGTaagattttggttttaattttttgttaggaCTGATGAAGCTGGAATGGTCGAAAAGTTTGTCACGGATGTTTCGAACAAACTGAATGTTACACTGTCAAGGGATTACGACGGTGTGGTGGGACTGCAATCTCACTTGAGAAAACTGAACGCTTTGCTATGCCTTGAGTGCAATGAAGTGAAGATGATTGGAATATGGGGTCCTGCTGGAATCGGCAAGTCCACGATTGCTAGAGTTTTATTCTGTCAGCTTTCTACCGATTTTCCACTTGGATGCTTTATGGGGAACCTCAAGGGAGGTTACAAGAGCATCATTGGTGTTGATGATTATGATTTGAAGTTGGGTTTGCAAAACCAACTCCTGTCTAAGATTTTGAATCAAAGGGATATGAGGGTGTATCATCTAGGTTCAATAAAAGAATGGCTACAAGATCAAAGAGTTCTTATCGTTCTTGATGATGTAGATGATCTAGATACACTAGACGTCTTGGCTAAAGAACTTTCCTGGTTTGGTTTGGGAAGTCGGATCATTGTTACCACAGAAGATAAAAAGATTTTGAAAGCACATGGGGTTCCAGATACCTACCAATACCATGTCGATTTTCCATCCTCAAAAGAAGCCGTGGAGATCTTGTGTCTATCTGCTTTTAACCACAGTTCTCCACGAGAGGGTTTTGAAGAGGTCGCAAACAAAGTAGCAAAGCTTTGCGGTAATCTTCCGTTAGGCCTTTGTGTTGTGGGCTCATCTTTGCGTGGGGAGAGCAAGCAAGAGTGGGAACTTCAGTTATCTAGGATCGAAACTAGTCTTGATGCAAAAATCATAGACGTTTTAAGAGTGGGATATGACAGATTGTCAAAGAAAGATCAATCAATATTCCTTCACGTTGCAAGCATCTTCAACAATAATGGTTTTCTCTATGTGAAAGCCATGCTCGCTAACAGTAATTTGGATTTCGAAAATGGGTTGAAGACCCTAGATCTTAAATCTCTTGTGGATATATCTTTTGGGTGGATAGAGATGCACTCTTTACTACAACAATTGGGGAGACAAGTAGTTTATGAACAGTCTGATGAGCCCGGGAAACGTCAGTTTTTAGTAGAGGCCGACGAGATTTGTACTGTGCTTGCAAATGAAACAGTAAGttcttacatatatttatatatttggtttTCTAGATATAACAGTTATAtgttcccaaaaaaaaataacagttttaACCAGACTTTTTGAAATGTATGTCAGGGGACTGGATCTGTCATAGGTATATCACTTGATACGTCGAAGGTCGGCGGGATGATTTCTATAAGTGGGCGAGCCTTTGAAGGAATGCGTAATCTCCGGTTCTTAAGATTTTACATGGGTTCTTATAATGAAAATGCTAGCTTCCCATGCATACTAGGGGATTTGACATATCTGCCTCGTCTAAGTATGCTTGATTGGGCGTTTTACCCAGGAAAACGTCTTCCTTCAACATTTCAGCCAGAATGTCTCGTTACGCTCCGTATGACGCACAGCAATCTCGAGAAGCTCTGGGGAGGAATCCAGGTTggtatttgttattttaaaaaatcttatacTATTTTTACTTAGAAGATGGTTTGAGGTTAACCGTTCATAGGGCCTAATCAGTTATTTTTTCATTCTTTCACACTTAGTTTACATCCTACTGGTGACAAGTAGTGTTAGATTTGAATTACAAAAAAGGTTACAATTTGACGTAACTCGTAGTAAAAATTATGTGGTATAAAAGGTAGATTTTTATAGTAAGTTTGCTATAAGAATATGAGTTATTAGTTTTACAAAGGGAGTAATTCAAAATTGTAACTCaactataatttataatttattataactcAAACAAAAgctcaaaaacttaaaactaattCATGAGTTTTACTCATAACTCCAACTTAATCAAGACTAACTCATACCACCAATCAAAGGCTTTACTTAGAAGATGGTTTGAGGTTAACCGTTCATAGGGCCTAATCAGTTATTTTTTCATCCTTTCACACTTAGTTTACATAGTATCACtttgtaaatattttgttttcgcATGATcactaatttaaaatttcatataaaaaaaatctccaaaagtttttatatatacgATTTTTCTCATTTGTTGTGTTTGACACATGTAGCCCCTTGCAAATCTCAACGAGATGGATCTTAGCTTTTCCTATAAGCTGAAAGAAATGCCAAATCTTACGAATGCTACTAATCTTGAGACATTGACACTGACGGGCACAAGCCTGGTGGAGCTTCCCTCTTCTATTAAAAACTCACACAGACTGAAAGAGTTGAAGATGAGCTACTGTACTAAACTACGAGTCATTCCCACCAACAACATCAACTTAGCATCTCTTGAGAAAGTCGACATGAACGGTTGCTCACGGTTGAGAACTTTTCCAAATATTTCTAGCAACATTGAATATCTTGATGTAGGAAACACAAAGATAGAAGATGTTCCTGCGTCTGTTGCTGAACGCTGGTCTCGCCTCAAGTATCTTATCATAGGCAACAAAAGCCTCAAGAGATTAACGCATGTCCCTATAAATGTAATTTATCTAGACCTAAGCAACAGTGATATAAAGAGGATTCCAGATTGTGTCATCGGTCTCCGGCATCTGCACGATCTTATCATCAGAAACTGCAGAAAACTAGTGTCACTGCAGAGTCTTCCCCTTTCGGTTTGGCTTCTCGATGCAACTGATTGTGGATCGCTCAAAAGCGTACGTTTCTTGTTATCTGCATCAAGAGCGTATAGTACTACTCCCAACAAATGCAACGATGTGAAtttggagaaagaagagagaagagcaTCTTCCATTTTCCATCCATTCAGAAAGTCCATGTTCCGTAACTGTTTGAAACttgatgaagaagcaagaagGCTAATAATACAACGATGGGATAGGtgttctttttttgaaaaaagttaaATTTATGGGGGAAATTCATCTTTAccgttctctatatatatataataaataattatttcaataaataaaaaataaaaacaaaatattttttttaatgttttcgaattatactttttttaaattcgattttttttataaatattttgaatttcttttttaaaatttcttttcgaaaatcgaaaattctttttgaaattattttttttaatttgttttaagtatttatttatatatttattagaatcctagaTTTCAGATTCTAAAAACTTACCCCACCACTCATCTCTAAAtcttaagtctagattagtgaATGTAAATTGGTTAATGTAAACATAAAAGCCATATTATGAGTGTGatatttttgacattttttctgaatttatttaaatcaaaaaaGGTTTTTGTACAAACTAATGCAGCCTTAGTCTAACATGTGTGATAGTTTTGAAACAATATCAGTGATTAAAACCCGTCTAATCTCTAGACGAAAAACCAAACCACCATGGCTTGGTTGAAAGATGTTCCTCCTCGTCCTTGTAGTGAACTGATTCAGTTTCTTGTCTGTTTGTCAATTACAAGTGTTTATTGTTACCAGGCAGAGAAATCCCTGCTGAGTTCACTCACAAAGCCACAGGAAACTCCATAACCATCCCTGAGGGTACTTTCTCCACGTCTTCAAGTTTCAAGGCATGCGTCCTGCTTTCATCAGCCCTAGGGGTACAGTACTTAGATAGTAGTCTCTATTGTCGTCTAAGAAGCAAAGGTGAGCTCATCAACGAACTTAGGTTGTCTGTCGAGACGACGCATGCATTTCTGTCGGAACACCTGTTAGTGCTTTGTGGGACTTGTTTCAAAAAGAGAGATGCCATGACGTGGACGTGTCTAGGAGTGATATTATATTTGAATTCAGCTGCCGAGACAACGATGAAAACATTATTGAGTGTGGTGTGCATATCTTGACCGAGGAATTTGAGAGTAGCAGCAGCCAAAGCAGTAGTTACCCTGAAGTTGTAGGCAGCAGCAGCTACCAGCACAAGGATGGAGCCGCTTGGGTCTCgtgaaaatattaattaaagcCAGTAAATATGCAATGCAGGTTACTGGAGGTGGtctgaggaggaagaagaagaagatgaaaaacaTAGCAGACTTCTCGTGGAATCTCATGCAACAGGGCTGGACACGGATGGATATCTGAATTTTTggaggtatttgtgatttgttttgtaTGCTACGGATATTAGATTTTTCTATTTGTATGCTAGAAGCGAAGGGACTGCTCCCACTACTCAGCAGTGAGAGTCTCACACTACCTCTCCTTCTaggtatcttcttcttcttccacatgTCAGGTACCTCAATTCTTAATGCTTAATCACTTGTATCTCCTTTTGCTTGTAGCATTTTACAGGAGGCCAGTGCTTCATTAGAAGTTTTGAAGCAAGTGCTTGATGCAGTTGATTCTCAAAATCCTGAGGTATTAAACAGACATTCTTTGGCTCTCTTGTTGATCTCTTAGTCTGAGTGATAACTCAAGTTTGATCCACTTTTTGACCTTTTAGGGAGCAATAGATGAGTTTACTCTTGATCTTGTCGAGCAATGCTCGTTTCAGAAAGAGCGTGTAATGCATCTCATCATGACCTCAAGGCAAGTTTTCCATCTCTATTGCTTAAGATGGCATGTCTTTCTCAAGTAGATGGGATTGTATGTGCAGGAATGAAAGAGCAGTTTCTCTAGCAATCGAACTGAATGAGAAACTTCAGAGGATTCTTAACAGACATAAAGATCTACTGTCTGGTAAAATCACAGTGCCAGGCAGGTCTACTACATCCAATGGCCACAAGAAACTTGAGCTAAACGCTTCTACTGCAAATAGCTCTATCTCCAATCCAACACATCTTAATCTTGGAGACGAGGAAGAGGAGACTGAGCAGTTAGTCAGAATGTCTCTCTCCCCTTATTGATTGCTTTCATAAGGTTCTTGGAGTCTTAAAATGGCTATTATTCTTGTGTGCTTGCAGATTGCGAAAAGGGAAAGCTAGAGCAATGCATGAGGATGAATAAGAGCCATCACCTCATCCACACACCTTGCTTGGATCATCATCTATACATAGTGAAAGAATAAACCGTCCACTCACTCGTCCTTTACCATCAAAGGAGTTATTACACGGTGGTGGTGATAGCCATTCGCAATCATAATCCCAGGCTGTTGTGATTCCACCACCACCTGCAAAGCATGTTGAGAGAGAAAATTTCTTCAAGGAGAAGAAAGTTGATGGTTATGAGAGGCCTTTCTTTGCATAGCCGCGATGGGTAGCAGCTCATGCAGTGGAAGTTTAGAGTTCAGTGACTGAAACACCCACAAGCTTTGACTCAtcataaatatatgtattcttTTACAGAAATTTTGTGTTGGGTGTGTTGCTCTGCGTCTCTAGTAATGTAAAATTAGAGTATAGGCTCCATGAGATCCTTGTTGATACATGACCTATGTTTTTTTACAGAGGTATGAAGATCCTGTTTGTGTAGCTGAATGTTAACAAAAAATGATATCTCTATATCATATGAAAACTGGCTTATTTTGATTGAATTGCATATAAATTATAGTGATGTTCGAACTCacataaacagaaaagataataaGATTCTGAATATTAAACAACTAGATGATAACCTGCGCATGTGGCACGGGGTGAgttcttataataattttttttatgaaattattttaacattttgcaacactacaatctttatcgattataaaatgatgaatacaaatgttggtctcttaaatatatcatcgttgtcgaatagttaacgtattacatctcattttaattatttttaagactttatatgcacaaaa
This genomic stretch from Brassica napus cultivar Da-Ae chromosome C9, Da-Ae, whole genome shotgun sequence harbors:
- the LOC106411411 gene encoding cyclin-dependent kinase E-1; translated protein: MGDGSSTRSNSSNSSNSEKPEWLQQYNLVGKIGEGTYGLVFLARTKTQPKRPIAIKKFKQSKDGDGVSPTAIREIMLLREISHENVVKLFNVHINFADMSLYLAFDYAEYDLYEIIRHHRDKVGHSLNQYTVKSLLWQLLNGLNYLHSNWIIHRDLKPSNILVMGEGEEHGIMKIADFGLARIFQAPLKPLSDNGVVVTIWYRAPELLLGSKHYTSAVDMWAVGCIFAELLTLKPLFQGAEAKSSQNPFQVDQLDKIFKILGHPTVDKWPTLANLPHWQSDLQHIQAHKYDSAGLHNVVHLNLKSPAYDLLSKMLEYDPLKRITASQALEHEYFRMDPLPGRNAFVASQPMEKNVNYPTRPVDTNTDFEGTTSINPPQGVAAGNVAGGHGMGSRTMPRPMVAHNMQRMQPQGGVMAYNFPAQAGMNPSVPMQQRGMAQPHQQQQQQLRRKDPGMGMSGYAPPNKNRRL
- the LOC125593334 gene encoding sorbitol dehydrogenase-like, with protein sequence MTLGATHIVNAAKDAVERIRETTGGMGVDVAVEALGKPQTFMQCTLSVKDGGKAVMIGPSQAGFVGEIDINRLFRRKV
- the LOC106408497 gene encoding disease resistance protein RML1A-like, whose translation is MASSSSSSSSRIRRYHVFPSFHGPDVRRTFLSHLHRHFTNKGITTFKDQEIERGQTIVPELVQAIRESKVSVVLLSKNYASSSWCLDELVEILKCREDQGQMMMTIFYDVDPSDVRKQSGRFGSAFEKACEGKPMEVKQRWTEALAYVATVAGEHSLNWTDEAGMVEKFVTDVSNKLNVTLSRDYDGVVGLQSHLRKLNALLCLECNEVKMIGIWGPAGIGKSTIARVLFCQLSTDFPLGCFMGNLKGGYKSIIGVDDYDLKLGLQNQLLSKILNQRDMRVYHLGSIKEWLQDQRVLIVLDDVDDLDTLDVLAKELSWFGLGSRIIVTTEDKKILKAHGVPDTYQYHVDFPSSKEAVEILCLSAFNHSSPREGFEEVANKVAKLCGNLPLGLCVVGSSLRGESKQEWELQLSRIETSLDAKIIDVLRVGYDRLSKKDQSIFLHVASIFNNNGFLYVKAMLANSNLDFENGLKTLDLKSLVDISFGWIEMHSLLQQLGRQVVYEQSDEPGKRQFLVEADEICTVLANETGTGSVIGISLDTSKVGGMISISGRAFEGMRNLRFLRFYMGSYNENASFPCILGDLTYLPRLSMLDWAFYPGKRLPSTFQPECLVTLRMTHSNLEKLWGGIQPLANLNEMDLSFSYKLKEMPNLTNATNLETLTLTGTSLVELPSSIKNSHRLKELKMSYCTKLRVIPTNNINLASLEKVDMNGCSRLRTFPNISSNIEYLDVGNTKIEDVPASVAERWSRLKYLIIGNKSLKRLTHVPINVIYLDLSNSDIKRIPDCVIGLRHLHDLIIRNCRKLVSLQSLPLSVWLLDATDCGSLKSVRFLLSASRAYSTTPNKCNDVNLEKEERRASSIFHPFRKSMFRNCLKLDEEARRLIIQRWDRCSFFEKS